The proteins below are encoded in one region of Rhinolophus sinicus isolate RSC01 linkage group LG07, ASM3656204v1, whole genome shotgun sequence:
- the LOC141572855 gene encoding olfactory receptor 7A17-like: protein MNLPGSNSGFYTESSLSETPSSHVFLMEPENLTRVSEFVLLGLSEEPDLQPLLFGLFLSMYLITVLGNLLIVLAICHPLHYTVIMHPRLCGQFVLLSWIMSVLISLLNNLMVLRLSFCADLQIPHFFCELIQMIQLACSDNFVNNLVIYFVAVLLSGGPVAGILYSYSKIISSVRAMSSAQGKYKAFSTCASHLSVVSLFYLTGLGVYLSFPAAHNAHSSATASVLYTVVTPMLNPFIYSLRNNDIKGALKRSFGMKCKRDNCPET, encoded by the coding sequence TCACGTCTTCCTCATGGAACCAGAGAATCTTACAAGAGTTTCAGAATTTGTTCTCCTGGGACTTTCAGAGGAGCCAgacctgcagcccctcctctttgggcttttcctctccatgtacctgATCACTGTGTTAGGAAACCTGCTCATCGTCCTGGCCATCTGTCACCCCCTGCACTACACGGTCATCATGCACCCCCGGCTCTGTGGACAGTTTGTTCTGTTGTCCTGGATCATGAGTGTCCTGATTTCTTTGTTAAATAACCTAATGGTGCTGAGGCTGTCCTTCTGTGCAGACTTGCAAATCCCCCACTTTTTCTGTGAACTAATCCAGATGATCCAACTTGCCTGTTCTGATAACTTTGTTAATAACCTAGTGATCTATTTTGTAGCTGTGCTACTGAGTGGTGGTCCCGTGGCTGGGATCCTTTACTCTTACTCCAAGATCATTTCCTCCGTACGTGCAATGTCGTCGGCTCAGGGGAAGTATAAAGCATTTTCTACCTGTGCGTCTCACCTCTCGGTTgtctccttattttatttaacaggcCTGGGAGTGTACCTCAGCTTTCCTGCTGCCCACAATGCACACTCTAGTGCTACAGCCTCGGTCCTGTACACAGTGGTCACACCCATGCTGAACCCCTTCATCTACAGTCTCAGGAATAACGATATAAAGGGGGCTCTGAAAAGATCCTTTGGGATGAAGTGTAAAAGGGACAATTGTCCTGAGACTTAA